A stretch of the Schistocerca serialis cubense isolate TAMUIC-IGC-003099 chromosome 2, iqSchSeri2.2, whole genome shotgun sequence genome encodes the following:
- the LOC126458246 gene encoding uncharacterized protein LOC126458246 isoform X2, with product MDLLSVFLDHTTRRLDHSRGDDHAWLRAEQCAGLFTRLDQCGATGLHELTVKVRLDPRQGGDLETVSAANKSFHRVLRNGLAQNLHTLILRSVCDNEILRLLGRNCPTLNYLDATSSWLVDDGGIRQLCFKEPELYSDISDGYADGNETYVDVFFRIQPSELNTCCRTLHEVRIQDTNTSEVGVIMLVLFIPNLKSLGGFIYYRNVGDAIVNLALERTLVLSLTDLWDTSMPPEKAALLCRSVPQLSSLYTRGSWLCSLTAFKNLTSLTVDFDFVDFSYSLEEYLVQAGSTLKKLVLVDQNHPISLVMLAENCPALEELGAKLEGDWFGRFGSMLPELKTCRVRIGSTATLRSLLVHAKNLTALELTLEEDAVGDTPDVFDDMVIAQALADNSVPEKLRVFLMNSECSFTVNAVQLMINSCPELRFLGELQMWTGLNERDIEDLFHEIRERNLDLMLRYRGHWYPYRKGCHAITSRDH from the exons ATGGACTTACTGAGTGTATTTTTGGATCATACTACGAGACGACTCGATCATTCGAGAGGTGATGATCATGCATGGTTAAGGGCAGAGCAGTGTGCTGGTCTTTTTACTCGCTTAGATCAATGTGGGGCAACAGGCCTACATGAGTTGACAGTAAAG GTACGCCTGGATCCTCGGCAGGGGGGTGACTTGGAAACAGTTTCTGCTGCAAATAAGTCATTCCATCGAGTACTTCGCAATGGTTTGGCTCAGAATTTGCATACGCTCATACTTAGGTCAGTGTGTGACAATGAGATTCTCAGATTGCTGGGCCGTAACTGCCCAACTCTCAATTATCTCGATGCTACGTCCTCCTGGCTCGTCGATGATGGTGGCATAAGGCAGCTGTGTTTTAAG GAACCAGAACTATATAGTGACATATCTGATGGCTACGCTGATGGGAATGAAACGTATGTGGATGTTTTCTTCCGTATCCAGCCATCGGAGCTAAATACGTGTTGCAGAACTTTGCATGAAGTTCGCATACAGGATACAAATACTTCAGAAGTTGGGGTTATCATGCTTGTCTTGTTCATTCCAAACCTCAAATCATTGGGTGGTTTTATTTATTACAG GAATGTGGGTGACGCAATAGTGAACCTAGCATTGGAGCGAACCCTCGTCTTGTCCCTGACAGACCTGTGGGACACCAGCATGCCCCCAGAGAAGGCCGCCTTGCTCTGCCGCTCAGTGCCTCAGCTCAGCAGCCTGTATACGAGGGGGTCCTGGCTGTGCAGCCTGACAGCGTTCAAAAATCTGACATCACTCACAGTCGATTTTGACTTTGTGGACTTTTCTTATTCTTTGGAAGAATATCTTGTGCAGGCAGGCAGCACACTTAAAAAACTGGTGCTAGTAGATCag AATCATCCAATTAGTCTTGTTATGCTTGCTGAAAATTGTCCAGCTTTGGAAGAATTAGGAGCAAAGTTAGAAGGTGACTGGTTTGGGCGCTTTGGCAGTATGCTTCCCGAATTGAAAACGTGCCGCGTTCGCATTGGATCAACAGCTACACTGAGATCATTGCTTGTTCACGCCAAAAATTTGACAGCACTTGAG CTGACATTAGAAGAAGATGCTGTTGGGGATACACCAGATGTGTTTGACGACATGGTAATTGCACAGGCATTAGCAGATAATTCTGTCCCAGAAAAATTGCGTGTGTTTCTCATGAATTCAGAGTGTAGCTTCACTGTCAATGCTGTTCAGTTGATGATAAACTCCTGCCCAGAACTCAGGTTCCTAGGTGAACTCCAGATGTGGACTGGACTAAATGAGAGAGATATTGAAGATTTGTTCCACGAAATCCGAGAAAGAAATTTGGACCTGATGCTTAGATACCGTGGTCACTGGTATCCTTACAGGAAAGGCTGTCATGCAATTACTTCCAGAGACCATTAA